The following proteins come from a genomic window of Bacillus sp. Marseille-P3661:
- a CDS encoding GDSL-type esterase/lipase family protein, whose translation MTKYTVMSCIFLLIFVTYSRMDNSAASTKNLNIVAFGDSITHGSGDPTKQGYIQRFKFKFEEKTGFPVQMYNYGIPKYTTHDVLEQLKDETIRKQIKHANYIILYIGTNDFRKSADYEFAQLDENKMNEGRRSFSANIHAILNNLRNKNMTAPIILLGLYHPYVEYHNGKDIQGCIERWNYEILEAACEYDESVFVPTIDLFINGPKTDFFSDSLHPNSVGYELIADRLLEEVLLLEKNLD comes from the coding sequence ATGACAAAATATACCGTTATGTCTTGCATCTTTTTACTTATATTTGTTACATATTCAAGGATGGATAATTCCGCTGCAAGTACAAAGAACTTAAACATTGTAGCTTTTGGTGATTCGATCACACATGGTTCTGGTGATCCTACCAAACAGGGGTATATCCAACGGTTCAAATTTAAATTTGAAGAAAAAACCGGCTTTCCTGTTCAAATGTACAACTACGGAATACCAAAATATACAACACATGATGTATTAGAACAACTAAAGGATGAAACGATAAGAAAGCAAATTAAACATGCAAACTATATAATTCTTTACATCGGTACAAATGATTTTAGAAAAAGTGCAGACTATGAATTTGCACAGCTGGATGAAAATAAAATGAATGAAGGTAGGCGTAGTTTTTCAGCTAATATACATGCCATTCTGAATAACCTAAGAAATAAAAATATGACAGCTCCGATAATTCTTCTGGGATTGTATCATCCCTATGTGGAATATCACAACGGTAAAGACATTCAAGGCTGTATAGAACGATGGAATTATGAAATTCTAGAAGCTGCTTGTGAATATGACGAAAGTGTATTTGTACCTACTATTGATCTATTTATAAATGGACCGAAAACAGACTTCTTTAGTGATTCACTTCATCCAAATTCAGTAGGATACGAATTGATAGCAGATCGATTATTAGAAGAAGTGCTTTTGCTGGAAAAGAATTTGGATTGA
- a CDS encoding redoxin domain-containing protein, which translates to MEDSLKIGDQAPDFSLAATTKEKLSLSNYLGKKNVVVAFYGMNFTPGUIKEIASWKEDYKRFEQLNTELLGISADHIHAHRVFAASMGTLPYPLLSDWDKQAMKSYKVYNEKGGVAIRSVFIINKDGVITYLNTSFKADQKEDYENVFIELQKLQE; encoded by the coding sequence TTGGAAGACTCTCTAAAAATTGGTGATCAAGCGCCTGACTTTTCCTTAGCCGCAACTACAAAGGAGAAACTGTCTTTATCAAATTATCTTGGCAAAAAAAATGTTGTCGTAGCTTTTTATGGCATGAATTTCACACCAGGTTGAATTAAAGAAATTGCCTCTTGGAAAGAGGACTATAAAAGATTCGAACAGTTAAATACTGAATTGCTTGGAATTAGTGCTGATCATATTCATGCTCATCGTGTTTTTGCTGCAAGTATGGGAACACTGCCTTATCCATTACTGTCTGATTGGGATAAACAAGCGATGAAGAGCTATAAGGTGTATAATGAAAAAGGTGGAGTTGCGATCCGTTCTGTTTTCATTATTAATAAAGATGGAGTAATTACATATTTGAATACTTCTTTTAAAGCAGATCAAAAAGAAGATTATGAAAACGTTTTTATTGAGTTGCAAAAACTACAGGAATAA
- a CDS encoding acyltransferase family protein, with the protein MNTRDAYYDNAKFLLIFFVVFGHFIQSYIHEDKLIYTLYTTIYTFHMPAFILISGFFAKGFRKPGYLKKVAKKLIIPYLIFQGIYSLYYFFINDHKIIELNPLNPQWSLWFLVSLFCWNVMLFLFTKWTARVALCLAVALGIFVGYFDEINNYLSLSRTFVFFPFFLLGYYLKNEHFEKIRDIKFKYVSFFILISIFIAFYLFPDFDYKWLFGSKPYDAFNSSELNGGIIRLGIYCLTLLATLSILALVPRQNFFFTKWGTSSIYIYLLHGFFVKYFRNSELVEILNESEQIIILFIITILLIAFLSSKMVRKISQPLIEFKVSHSKKYTINSVHGQR; encoded by the coding sequence ATGAATACCCGTGATGCTTATTATGACAATGCAAAATTTTTACTTATTTTTTTCGTTGTATTTGGACACTTCATACAGTCATATATTCATGAAGATAAGTTGATTTACACGCTATATACAACAATTTATACATTCCATATGCCTGCGTTTATTTTAATTTCAGGCTTTTTTGCTAAGGGATTTCGAAAACCAGGCTATCTGAAAAAAGTAGCGAAGAAATTGATTATTCCCTACTTAATATTTCAGGGAATTTACTCTCTATATTACTTTTTCATCAATGACCATAAAATAATCGAATTGAATCCTTTAAACCCACAATGGTCATTATGGTTTTTAGTAAGTTTGTTTTGTTGGAATGTGATGCTTTTCCTATTTACCAAATGGACAGCAAGAGTTGCTTTATGCTTAGCGGTGGCATTAGGAATTTTTGTTGGATATTTTGATGAAATTAACAACTATTTAAGTTTGTCACGTACTTTTGTGTTCTTTCCATTTTTCCTGCTTGGCTATTATCTAAAAAATGAACATTTTGAAAAAATTCGTGATATAAAGTTCAAATATGTCTCGTTTTTTATACTAATTTCAATATTTATTGCATTTTATTTATTTCCTGACTTTGATTATAAATGGCTGTTTGGGTCAAAGCCTTATGATGCATTTAACTCTTCAGAGCTAAATGGAGGTATTATTCGTCTAGGTATTTACTGCTTAACCTTGCTAGCCACACTGAGTATCTTGGCATTGGTTCCAAGACAGAATTTCTTTTTTACAAAATGGGGCACAAGTTCAATCTATATATATTTATTACATGGTTTCTTTGTAAAGTATTTTAGAAACAGTGAATTAGTGGAGATACTGAATGAATCCGAACAAATTATAATTTTATTTATCATAACCATATTGTTAATTGCGTTTTTATCAAGTAAAATGGTTAGAAAAATTTCGCAGCCCCTTATCGAATTTAAAGTTTCTCACTCTAAAAAATATACAATAAATTCGGTTCACGGACAGAGATAG
- a CDS encoding LLM class flavin-dependent oxidoreductase produces MANIQIPLSVLNLVPMRQGQEVKEAIDSMVDLAQATEQMGYKRFWIAEHHNTTRLISSATSILIKHTLEHTHSIRVGSGGIMLPNHSPLVVAEQFGTMATIYPNRIDLGLGRAPGTDMMTAYALRRSQYDSAFTFPDDVKSLLTYFGPMEQQGDVRAFPGVGTNVPLYILGSSTDSAYLAAELGLPYAFASHFAPTHMPEAISIYRNHFKPSQYLDAPYMIVCLNVIATETDEEAILESTTMHQFGLNIIRRTELPLMPPDESIYQTMSPRELQMVHARTSISLIGSKNTIRKQLTRFQELYNVNELMVVSYIYDTEKQKRSYEILKEVVDGK; encoded by the coding sequence ATGGCAAACATTCAAATACCTTTATCAGTGTTAAATCTTGTACCTATGAGACAAGGACAAGAAGTAAAGGAAGCTATTGACTCAATGGTAGATTTGGCACAAGCAACAGAACAGATGGGTTATAAACGCTTTTGGATTGCGGAGCATCATAATACGACAAGACTTATTAGTTCAGCAACTTCTATTTTGATTAAACATACGTTAGAGCATACCCACTCTATTCGCGTAGGCTCAGGTGGCATTATGCTTCCTAACCATTCTCCGTTAGTAGTTGCTGAACAATTTGGAACGATGGCAACGATTTACCCTAATCGCATTGATTTAGGCCTTGGAAGGGCCCCGGGTACAGATATGATGACCGCCTATGCATTACGACGTTCTCAATATGATTCGGCATTTACATTTCCAGATGATGTTAAATCTTTACTTACATATTTCGGACCGATGGAACAGCAAGGTGATGTAAGAGCTTTTCCTGGAGTAGGCACGAACGTACCGCTATATATTTTAGGTTCCTCAACGGATTCAGCTTATTTAGCAGCAGAGTTAGGCTTGCCATATGCATTTGCATCCCATTTTGCACCAACACATATGCCAGAAGCGATTTCCATTTATCGTAATCACTTCAAGCCGTCACAATATTTAGATGCCCCGTATATGATTGTCTGTCTAAATGTAATTGCAACTGAAACGGATGAAGAAGCAATTCTCGAATCGACTACGATGCACCAATTTGGTTTAAACATTATTCGTCGAACAGAATTACCGTTAATGCCCCCAGATGAAAGCATCTATCAAACGATGAGCCCGCGCGAGTTACAAATGGTTCATGCAAGAACAAGTATAAGTTTAATTGGCAGTAAAAATACGATACGAAAACAATTAACTAGATTCCAAGAACTATATAATGTTAATGAACTAATGGTAGTCTCGTATATCTATGATACAGAAAAACAAAAAAGGTCGTATGAAATACTAAAAGAAGTTGTGGATGGCAAATAA
- a CDS encoding IS1182 family transposase, whose amino-acid sequence MIQKQEMMNLSPYMQIYDLVVPKDNLLRRINDLIDFSFVYEELEDKYCHDNGRNAIHPIRMFKYLLLKSIYNISDVDIVERSKYDMSFKYFLDMAPEDPVIEPSSLTKFRKLRLKDINLLDLLINKTVEIAIAKGILKSKSLIVDATHTGARYNQKSAKEVLMDRSKLLRKTIYQIDVNMKCKFPSKTNSDVLEDQIEYCQKLVKVVEKEEILCEYPKVKEKLNLLKETLDDDIEHLQLSQDEDAKIGHKSADSSFFGYKTHIGMSEERIITAATVTTGEKNDGKQLETIVEKTVRAGMKVKTIIGDAAYSEKGNIEYTKNNGIKLVAKLNPAVTQGCRKKEDEFEFNKDAGMYVCKAGHMAIRKARQGKKCVSTNQVDTYYFDVEKCKICPLKESCYKEGAKSKSYSVSIKSDVHTEQMNFQESEYFKEKSKERYKIEAKNSELKNRHGYNVAKSSGLIGMEMQGAMAIFAVNLKRILKLMD is encoded by the coding sequence ATGATACAAAAACAAGAGATGATGAATTTAAGTCCATATATGCAAATTTATGATTTGGTTGTTCCAAAGGATAACCTTCTACGCAGAATAAACGATCTAATCGATTTTTCATTTGTTTATGAAGAACTTGAAGATAAATATTGTCATGATAATGGACGCAATGCGATCCACCCTATTCGTATGTTTAAATATCTATTGTTAAAATCCATTTACAATATATCCGATGTTGATATTGTTGAACGTTCAAAGTATGATATGTCGTTTAAATATTTTCTTGATATGGCACCAGAAGACCCAGTGATTGAACCAAGTTCTTTAACGAAGTTTCGGAAATTACGTTTAAAAGATATTAATCTTTTAGATTTACTGATAAATAAAACTGTTGAAATTGCAATTGCTAAAGGCATTCTAAAAAGTAAATCTCTCATTGTGGACGCCACACATACAGGAGCTCGTTATAATCAAAAATCAGCAAAAGAAGTTTTGATGGACCGATCGAAATTACTTAGAAAGACGATTTACCAAATAGATGTAAATATGAAATGTAAATTTCCAAGCAAAACCAATTCTGATGTATTAGAAGATCAGATAGAATACTGTCAAAAACTAGTTAAGGTAGTTGAAAAGGAAGAAATACTTTGTGAGTATCCAAAAGTTAAAGAAAAATTAAATCTTTTAAAAGAGACATTGGATGATGATATAGAACATTTACAACTTTCACAAGATGAAGACGCGAAGATTGGGCATAAGTCGGCGGACTCTTCCTTTTTTGGTTATAAGACACATATAGGTATGAGTGAAGAAAGAATTATTACTGCAGCAACGGTAACAACTGGTGAAAAAAATGATGGAAAACAATTAGAGACTATAGTGGAAAAAACGGTACGTGCAGGAATGAAAGTTAAGACTATAATTGGAGATGCAGCTTATTCAGAAAAAGGAAATATTGAGTATACCAAAAACAATGGAATAAAGTTAGTAGCTAAGTTGAATCCAGCAGTTACGCAGGGCTGCCGAAAAAAAGAAGATGAATTTGAATTTAACAAAGATGCAGGAATGTATGTCTGCAAGGCTGGGCATATGGCAATTAGAAAAGCACGTCAAGGGAAAAAGTGTGTATCAACTAATCAAGTTGACACTTATTATTTTGATGTGGAAAAATGTAAGATATGTCCTTTGAAGGAAAGTTGTTACAAAGAGGGCGCTAAGAGTAAGAGTTATTCTGTATCGATTAAATCCGATGTACATACAGAACAAATGAACTTTCAAGAAAGTGAATATTTTAAAGAAAAGTCGAAAGAGCGCTACAAAATAGAAGCTAAAAATAGTGAATTGAAAAACAGACACGGGTATAATGTTGCAAAATCCTCGGGTCTAATTGGCATGGAGATGCAAGGAGCAATGGCAATATTCGCAGTAAATTTAAAAAGAATACTGAAGTTAATGGATTAA
- a CDS encoding LLM class flavin-dependent oxidoreductase — protein MTNIHVPVSVLNLAPIRDGQSPKNAIDDMVDLAQATEQMGYKRYWIAEHHNTSTLVSSATTILIKHTLENTKQIRVGSGGIMLPNHSPLVVAEQFGTLATIYPDRLDLGLGRAPGTDMMTASALRRSQHDSVFTFPDDVAQLLTYFGPENRQNQVKAYPGVGTNIPIYILGSSTDSAYLAAKLGLPYVFASHFAPAHMEEAINIYRQRFQPSEYLDAPYMIVCLNVIAAENDDVAKIELTTMHQFFLNVVRGSQSPLKPPVENMDLIWNTREKQIATSMSSVTLLGSKDSIRNQLTRFQERYNADEIMAVTYIYDPEKQKRSYEILKEVVDDR, from the coding sequence ATGACAAATATACATGTTCCTGTATCGGTTTTAAATTTAGCACCCATACGTGATGGTCAGAGCCCTAAAAACGCGATAGATGATATGGTAGATTTGGCGCAAGCAACAGAGCAAATGGGCTATAAACGATATTGGATAGCTGAGCATCATAACACATCAACACTTGTTAGCTCTGCCACAACTATTTTAATTAAACATACTTTAGAAAATACTAAACAAATACGTGTCGGATCCGGTGGAATAATGCTGCCAAACCACAGCCCATTAGTTGTAGCTGAACAGTTTGGAACACTGGCGACAATTTATCCTGATCGCCTTGACTTGGGTCTTGGACGAGCACCTGGTACAGACATGATGACCGCGAGTGCACTTAGGAGATCTCAACACGATTCGGTCTTTACATTTCCAGACGACGTAGCACAATTGCTTACGTATTTTGGTCCAGAGAACCGTCAAAATCAAGTAAAAGCATATCCTGGTGTAGGTACGAACATCCCAATTTATATTCTAGGTTCCTCTACCGACTCTGCCTATCTAGCTGCTAAATTAGGATTACCATATGTATTCGCATCTCACTTTGCACCAGCTCATATGGAAGAAGCAATAAATATATATCGCCAACGGTTCCAACCATCTGAATACCTGGATGCCCCTTATATGATAGTTTGTTTAAATGTCATTGCGGCTGAAAATGATGATGTGGCCAAAATTGAATTGACAACAATGCATCAATTTTTCTTAAATGTGGTAAGGGGTTCCCAATCACCTTTAAAACCACCTGTTGAAAACATGGATCTCATTTGGAATACAAGGGAAAAACAAATTGCTACATCTATGTCGAGTGTGACCTTATTGGGGAGTAAAGATTCAATCCGAAACCAATTAACAAGATTTCAAGAGCGATATAACGCAGATGAAATTATGGCGGTAACCTATATATATGATCCAGAAAAACAGAAAAGATCATATGAAATTTTAAAAGAAGTAGTTGATGATAGATAA
- a CDS encoding M15 family metallopeptidase — MGFKKIILIVSLSGLFISGCTVNGSEETTVQQDEQLILNETVVSEEEHTNQSIEAQNNNNQDESLKSIVIPTIVNEGTIVNPDNIMAVVNKNYLLPSSYEPTDLVIPNIPFYFEEDIPKRYIRAEAAQAIEKLFNKAKEDGIPLLAASGYRSFERQSGLFNAKAAVVGVEEANTVVAFPGESEHQTGLAMDVTTSEQNFQLEEEFGTTVEGEWLQENAHLFGFIIRYPKGKELITGYKYEPWHIRYVGLEAATEIFENNLTLEEFVEKYNAVQVNKELGNTSNG; from the coding sequence ATGGGCTTTAAAAAAATAATTTTAATTGTTTCTTTATCCGGACTTTTTATTAGCGGTTGTACCGTAAATGGAAGCGAAGAAACGACTGTGCAACAAGATGAACAATTGATTTTAAACGAAACTGTAGTTAGTGAAGAAGAGCATACAAATCAAAGTATTGAAGCACAAAATAATAATAATCAGGACGAATCATTGAAATCTATCGTTATTCCCACAATAGTGAATGAAGGAACAATCGTTAATCCTGATAATATAATGGCAGTTGTAAACAAGAATTATTTGTTACCATCTAGTTATGAACCTACTGATCTAGTTATTCCCAACATACCCTTTTACTTTGAAGAGGATATTCCTAAAAGATATATTAGAGCAGAAGCGGCACAGGCAATTGAGAAATTATTTAACAAAGCAAAAGAAGATGGAATCCCTCTTCTTGCTGCCTCTGGTTACAGATCTTTTGAGAGACAAAGTGGACTTTTTAACGCGAAAGCAGCCGTTGTTGGAGTGGAGGAAGCGAATACAGTTGTTGCTTTCCCAGGAGAAAGCGAGCATCAAACGGGGTTGGCGATGGATGTCACGACTTCAGAACAAAATTTTCAATTAGAAGAAGAGTTTGGTACTACCGTAGAAGGGGAATGGCTACAAGAAAATGCTCATTTATTTGGGTTCATCATCCGTTATCCGAAGGGTAAAGAGCTGATTACCGGTTACAAATACGAGCCATGGCATATACGCTATGTTGGCTTAGAAGCTGCAACTGAAATTTTTGAAAATAACTTAACCCTAGAAGAGTTTGTCGAGAAGTATAATGCTGTGCAAGTAAATAAAGAGTTGGGAAATACAAGTAACGGATAA
- a CDS encoding MgtC/SapB family protein — MVVSLGLLLKLGLSTIIGVIIGLERELKNKPLGLKTSIVIAVSSCLLTIVSIEAAYTFKKESGVMMDPMRLAAQIISGVGFIGAGTILVQGLSVRGLTTAAMIWGAAGLGIATGAGFYKEAILSLILIIVSVELLPLLIKLIGPRRLNEKSIRIKMTIKKERNMTEIFKDIKAIEVAVDHVKVDDLENKETVILELLVRVNKKRYTTDVHMDLKAIDGVLGVKCETI; from the coding sequence ATGGTTGTTTCACTAGGTTTGTTATTAAAATTAGGGTTATCAACTATTATAGGTGTGATCATAGGTCTGGAACGAGAACTAAAAAACAAGCCACTTGGACTAAAAACATCCATTGTTATTGCTGTTAGCAGTTGTTTATTAACGATTGTATCAATTGAGGCCGCCTATACTTTTAAAAAAGAATCAGGTGTAATGATGGATCCGATGCGCCTTGCAGCGCAAATTATTAGCGGTGTTGGTTTCATTGGGGCAGGAACTATTTTAGTTCAAGGTCTCTCTGTACGTGGTCTTACAACGGCAGCAATGATCTGGGGTGCAGCTGGACTTGGAATTGCGACAGGGGCAGGATTTTATAAAGAAGCAATTCTAAGTTTGATTTTAATCATTGTCAGTGTAGAACTTTTACCTCTCCTAATAAAATTAATCGGACCTAGAAGGCTGAATGAAAAATCAATACGTATTAAAATGACGATCAAAAAGGAAAGAAATATGACTGAAATATTTAAAGATATAAAAGCTATTGAGGTGGCGGTTGACCATGTAAAGGTTGACGATTTAGAAAATAAAGAAACGGTTATTTTAGAACTATTAGTACGAGTTAATAAGAAAAGATATACGACTGATGTTCATATGGATTTAAAAGCGATTGATGGCGTTTTAGGGGTAAAGTGCGAAACAATTTAA
- a CDS encoding stalk domain-containing protein, translating to MNAVHKISIQLSTILFLFFVVAPAIYAEEMHGKAILKDLIVEMKNAELKAEDPKIIFEGQTYLPLRVITESLNKKIYVDKKTNTIIIKSDNTSMENIRLESNSDRKSVEPRPNITFTERIKSGGAIVIEDNEQNIMFEKNSHATFYPASTTKILTALIALEKGDLNEEVVVSDNVKQLPIDSRRVFIKPGDVLTLEQLLYATLLYSGNDSALAIAEHIAGSETEFAKLMNEKANELGAGNSHFVNPHGYHHPDHYTTPYDLAVILKAAADHPRFLDIINTSSYKAVYKNKKGKQITRTWRTTNQFLKNSSFATKGVIGGKTGYTDAAGRTLVTVSEYNGHRYFTAILKGTSIGRYKDTKKLLLKAYKHRESYDQSFIKNIDVTPITKSIIVDGQPLPKTKKMFIYNGRTYISQSYVNETLADVQQEDLSSHLTKIKIKPAYVMNSLAIEEISLTASSEIHLKELTSPKNISFKYINPVHLLVGTHIQQFGL from the coding sequence ATGAATGCCGTGCATAAAATATCAATACAACTTTCTACTATTCTTTTTCTATTTTTCGTAGTCGCTCCGGCTATATATGCTGAAGAAATGCATGGAAAGGCTATACTCAAAGATTTAATTGTTGAGATGAAGAATGCAGAATTAAAAGCTGAAGATCCAAAAATTATATTTGAAGGGCAAACATATTTACCATTAAGAGTTATTACAGAAAGCTTAAATAAAAAAATCTATGTTGATAAAAAAACTAATACTATTATCATTAAGAGTGATAACACTAGTATGGAAAATATAAGGTTAGAAAGCAATAGCGATCGTAAGTCGGTTGAGCCACGGCCTAATATAACCTTCACTGAACGAATTAAATCAGGCGGGGCAATTGTTATAGAAGATAATGAGCAAAATATCATGTTTGAAAAAAATAGCCACGCAACTTTTTATCCTGCGAGTACGACTAAAATATTAACGGCATTAATTGCTTTAGAGAAAGGTGATTTGAACGAAGAAGTTGTCGTATCGGACAATGTTAAGCAGTTACCGATTGATAGTAGAAGAGTATTTATCAAACCTGGGGATGTGTTAACACTAGAGCAATTGTTATATGCAACATTATTATACTCAGGGAATGACAGTGCACTCGCCATAGCAGAACATATAGCAGGATCTGAAACTGAATTTGCTAAATTAATGAATGAAAAAGCTAATGAGTTAGGTGCTGGAAATTCACATTTTGTAAATCCGCATGGATATCATCACCCGGATCATTATACAACTCCATATGATTTGGCTGTTATATTAAAGGCAGCTGCTGATCATCCACGATTTTTAGATATCATTAATACCTCTTCATATAAGGCCGTATATAAAAATAAAAAAGGGAAACAAATCACAAGAACATGGAGAACTACGAATCAATTTCTGAAGAATTCATCCTTTGCTACAAAAGGAGTTATCGGTGGAAAAACAGGCTACACCGATGCAGCTGGTCGAACACTTGTAACTGTATCTGAATATAATGGCCATCGTTATTTTACGGCAATATTAAAAGGAACATCAATAGGAAGATATAAAGATACCAAAAAGCTACTTTTGAAAGCGTATAAACACAGGGAGAGCTATGATCAAAGTTTTATCAAGAATATAGATGTAACTCCAATAACTAAATCGATAATTGTGGATGGACAACCTCTTCCAAAAACGAAAAAAATGTTTATTTATAATGGTAGAACCTATATTTCACAATCCTATGTTAATGAAACACTTGCGGACGTTCAGCAAGAGGATTTATCATCTCATCTAACAAAGATAAAAATAAAACCGGCTTACGTTATGAATTCTTTAGCCATTGAAGAGATTTCGTTAACTGCATCATCTGAGATACACCTTAAAGAGTTGACTAGTCCAAAGAACATTAGTTTTAAATATATTAATCCTGTGCATTTACTAGTAGGAACACATATACAACAATTTGGACTGTAA
- a CDS encoding DUF5658 family protein yields the protein MNLIKLQIVILSCFSLADGYLTYIGVYHNVISEANPWMGFLLTEHPMYFFLVKCFPFLLFFLHAAFRKRLYFEVLTFVNILYFEIIILHSYWITKAY from the coding sequence TTGAACTTAATCAAATTGCAGATCGTTATCCTTAGTTGTTTCTCTTTAGCTGATGGGTATTTAACTTATATTGGGGTTTATCACAATGTAATTTCTGAGGCTAATCCATGGATGGGATTCTTATTAACTGAGCACCCTATGTATTTCTTTTTAGTAAAATGCTTTCCATTTCTTTTATTTTTTTTACATGCAGCATTTAGAAAAAGACTATATTTTGAAGTTTTAACTTTTGTGAACATTTTATATTTCGAAATCATTATTCTACATTCATACTGGATTACAAAAGCTTATTAA
- a CDS encoding phosphodiester glycosidase family protein: MNLKYINTIVFSLVGLYILLAPYPAAAAEKALLDSKTNRTFVPVRFVSENLGAKVNWDSEKYTVSIEDDQNTILLSIGEQEVLVNKGTKTIDTAPFIKNSITYVPLRFVSTVLGADIDWEPKTASVQIQIPNTSIITLTTELLSPSMSTDATKQHSGSAFNHVEKNFIIEGNKISSNIITVDLTSPAIDLSVALAKNKVGAVDSLENIAKQHDAVVAINGSFFDAYTDLKEPYGVIIIDGKIVHVGKERTVISFDEKNNVTFNIANPEIVGSTNGSAKWPNNWYSYWINRTPQFNSSASVVIYTPERGDEVGFDYGTNIVVEKGKVVHITNGNVKIPKDGFVINLIGTEVHNLHDRFKIGTTVSYQVVDESLSIESTDGAIGAGPRLITDGKVSINFENEGFQDMKIIKDKAARSAIGVTKDNKLLFLTTSGATIHELAEMMLKAGAYQAINLDGGASSGLYYNGMYLTKPGREISNAILVKHK, translated from the coding sequence ATGAACTTAAAATATATTAATACTATAGTTTTCTCACTAGTAGGATTGTACATCCTTTTAGCACCTTACCCAGCAGCTGCAGCTGAAAAGGCTTTATTAGATAGTAAAACTAATCGTACCTTTGTGCCCGTTCGTTTTGTTAGTGAAAATCTTGGTGCGAAGGTTAATTGGGATAGTGAAAAGTATACAGTTTCAATTGAAGATGATCAAAACACAATATTACTCTCAATTGGTGAACAAGAAGTTTTAGTAAACAAAGGGACTAAAACGATAGATACAGCACCATTCATTAAGAACAGTATTACATATGTTCCGTTACGGTTTGTTTCAACTGTATTAGGTGCAGACATTGACTGGGAACCAAAAACTGCTAGTGTGCAGATTCAAATTCCTAATACTTCAATCATAACATTAACCACTGAGCTGCTTAGTCCCTCTATGTCTACAGATGCTACAAAACAACATAGTGGATCTGCCTTTAATCATGTTGAAAAAAACTTTATTATAGAAGGAAACAAAATCAGTTCAAATATAATTACAGTTGACTTAACTAGTCCTGCTATCGATTTAAGTGTCGCACTTGCGAAAAATAAAGTTGGTGCTGTGGATAGCCTTGAAAATATAGCAAAACAACATGATGCTGTAGTAGCGATAAATGGAAGTTTTTTTGATGCTTATACCGATTTGAAAGAGCCATATGGGGTTATAATTATAGATGGAAAAATTGTTCATGTTGGAAAAGAGCGAACAGTTATTTCATTTGATGAAAAAAATAATGTAACTTTTAATATAGCCAACCCGGAAATAGTGGGTTCTACTAATGGTTCTGCAAAATGGCCGAACAATTGGTATTCGTACTGGATTAATCGTACGCCTCAATTTAATTCTAGTGCAAGCGTTGTGATATATACACCAGAGCGTGGCGATGAAGTTGGGTTTGATTACGGAACAAATATAGTCGTTGAAAAAGGGAAAGTAGTTCATATTACAAATGGTAATGTTAAAATTCCAAAAGATGGATTCGTCATTAATTTGATCGGTACAGAGGTTCATAATTTACATGATCGTTTTAAAATAGGGACAACCGTATCCTATCAGGTGGTAGATGAAAGTTTAAGTATTGAATCGACAGATGGAGCTATAGGGGCAGGGCCGCGTTTAATTACAGATGGGAAAGTCTCAATTAATTTTGAAAATGAAGGGTTTCAAGATATGAAAATTATTAAAGATAAAGCCGCAAGGAGTGCTATTGGAGTAACAAAGGATAATAAACTTCTTTTCCTTACAACTTCGGGAGCAACCATCCATGAACTTGCGGAGATGATGCTCAAGGCGGGAGCTTATCAAGCTATAAACTTAGATGGAGGGGCATCTAGCGGGCTTTATTATAATGGGATGTATCTTACAAAGCCTGGCCGAGAAATAAGCAATGCTATATTGGTGAAACATAAGTAA